GCCACGGTAGCATCCACAATATCATGGACGAAAATACACACGGCATCAAATCCTGCTGCAGAAGCATCTGTGTCCGGCGTCAATTTATGTTCAAAATAGGTTATACTGAGATCGTTGGGTCTATATTTTTCAAAAGAGCTTTGCGAAAAGTCTTTTGTATCATAAAAGGCTATCTTTTTCATCGTATATCTTCCTTTATTTTAATCCTTATCTCTATTAAAAAGAACACTATGGTTTAGACCTTTGTTCCACAAAACACGAGTAAAACCATCAAATTAAAGGGGTATAGAGCTAGGCAGTATTCAGTCTTTATAAATAGAAAGAAAAAGCGCTTTGATTAAGGACTTAGCATTAATCAAAGCGCGCAATCACGAAGATTATAGGGGCCTGTAAACAGGATCGCTATGTGTGCTGGTCTATTCGTTGAAAGGAAAGCTGTTTAAGGCTTATAGGCTTCAACCAAACCGTCCATATGGGTATCATCATGGAGTTTTGCGATTCTTTCAAATCCGGCGGC
The DNA window shown above is from Candidatus Hydrogenedentota bacterium and carries:
- a CDS encoding 2-hydroxyacid dehydrogenase, whose amino-acid sequence is MKKIAFYDTKDFSQSSFEKYRPNDLSITYFEHKLTPDTDASAAGFDAVCIFVHDIVDATVA